Within the Eleginops maclovinus isolate JMC-PN-2008 ecotype Puerto Natales chromosome 5, JC_Emac_rtc_rv5, whole genome shotgun sequence genome, the region ACTGTCATGTGTTCCACAAAGggactaataataataattcaatacatGTGACGAGTGATTGAACTTTCttagaagttaaaaaaagaggaagtctCACTTTTAGTATTGAATTCTAAAAGACAGGGGTGTATGCAAAGCAGAAGACTCAGAAGACCACTGGccatatataaaacaaattggCGTTGTGGTGTTATGTTATTGGCTGAAATGCTTTTAAAGtctgcactgctgctgctttaaattGCTAAATGCAacttttgaatttgaatattATACTATAAGTCATGTTCAATCAGGGTTGTAGAAGTATATCACCAACTGCGTTGCCTTTGTGCTCTTTATTTTGCAATAGCTAGTTCCTGGAGATACCCCCACTGCAAGCTCCTCCATGATCAGCATACTCATTTCCTGGGCACGGTTTAAATATGCTTAAGATTACAGGAGTTAACAACCACAGTGTCTGCAGATGTTATCCTGCTTCTTGTAATCTGCTTTTGAAGTGACCAATCAAACAAAAGCTGCTCTGAAGTATGGATTTCTTTAATGTGCAGTGCATGGATAGCACCACTAGAGTTCTGTCATGTGTGGCCTTGAAGTGGTCGGTGATCATTAAAGGCAATTTTTGAAAAGAAAGGTATGACCCCCCTAACATGATGATGCTAAATGAATGATTTCAGCCCCTGATTACATGGCCTGTTATTCTGTCCCTCCTGCAGGAAGATGCTTCCAACATCACCATACTGGGTCTACTCCTGGAGTGCAGCTTACCCAATAGTTGGTTCAACAATCCTCAGGTAACTATTTAAAGAATAGGTTTGCTCTCTGTGTACATGTTCTAGACACCCTACACTCTTTTAACTCcaaaaacgttttttgtttctttgaattACACTttgtaataaacatttttgaatcTGCAAGCAGTCAGAGCATGAGAGGGGAAGACATATGGCTGATTGAGGGAAATAGAAAAGTACAAAGTAAAGCATTTAACAAAATACTTTTGTGATCCTGTGCCATTTTTAGCTTGTTCATACTGTGCAAGTAGTAGTGAGTGTTTCTCACTGCTCTCATCCCGCCCACTCCTCTGAGCAGAAGGCTAGCTCGTCTAAAACTTAAACTGAGAGCCGGCTTGTCATCAGAGCACCTTCTGTTTCCTGCAGAACCCCCGAGGAGGGTGAGATGTCTTGCCAGGCTTAATTGCTTTCTCAAGAGACTATAATTGACACAGGGCTCCTTTTGCTCATGTGGAGCAATACACATGATGCAAGACTGAAGCAAATACAACTATGTAGTCATAATGATGCAAATAGTCGTGGTGTTGCATTCCATGAGTGTCCCAGCTGTGACCTTTGGCTCATATCCAAGATCATCAGCTGCTCCTCAGACTTTGCTAACATAATCGAGAACTGGCCTTTGGTCGGTGTCGCTGCTGCTCTCAGATTAAATGAGCCTTACAGGAAGTTAACAGTCGGCTCGGTTTCAAGGAATTAGGTTTGCTATTGCCTCCTTAAAGCCTGCGTGGCACCAAAGCAGTGCATCTGTCTTCAGGTCATCAAAGGCCCATTTACTCACTGCTTCGAGAAGGTGTTAGTCTCATGGTAGTGAGTTACCGGTTGTTTTGCCTCTCAATGAACAGCAAGTGTCTGGTTACTCTGTAGTCAAAGCTAAGAAAatatttcacactttttgtttttattcaaactgtcACCTCCACAACTTATTCATTTGGTTCAATTCAAATTTTCTTTCAACTCCTAACTACagcctttttcttctttattgtaATCAGTTTCTATGTACTCCACTTCTTTACTTTCAAAGGACTCCTCATTGTTATTGTGCTTGTGCTTCTGTTTGGTGCGTGACTGGTATGTCTTTCCTGTCCGGTCCCAGGGGTCCTGCCTCCAGAGCGAGGAGCGCCTCAGCCTGCAGATTAATCTGTCTGCGCGTGGTGACCGGCCCACTGACCTGGACAAGCTCAAGCCTTACGTCATTGAGCACATTTTGGTGCTGCTGATGGCCCCCACTGATGGACAGGCTGCAGTAGGTGGGTTGGGCAAATGAGCTGTGGGAATGTGACAGTGCACTTAAATAGATCACACTGCTTGAtcctgactgactgactgactatGGTGTATTCCTGCTTCTTCACCTCCTCTCAAATTACCTCAGTAAATGGTTATCTTTAGACCTGTTCTGTGGTGAACAACTCTAAAAGCGAAAGTTCAAAAGGTCGGAATAGTATTTATAATTTGATGCAAAATTGCATGTGGCTTCTTTCCCCTTCTTCCTGAATCTTGTTCATTCTGACTCTGGGCAGGATAAGATAAGGATAATGCTTCAGAAAAAAGGCCTGAGAGAAATATAAGAAGCCATATGTGCTTCTTTCAAGGGCTAACTGTCCACAGTAACAaaggctaaaaataaaatgtaatcagctGCATCGATGTACAAATACTGTACTCCCTCACATTCATAGGTTTGGTCTTTGTAATTGAACCACACGAAAAACGAATCTCTCGGCTATCTTAACGACATGTAAAAATGTAAGGTCGACTCTTGTTTAACCTTTTGTTAATACagcattcctttttttgtatatacAGGGGAACCAAACATAGGAGTTTACATGTTAAATTCTGGAAGCAAGAAGCTCTATGTAAAGGTGAGTTGTTCTTCTTGGTTTGGCAATATTATCTGTATTATGGGTTGCAGTTTATTTATAGACTTTAACAATGTGATGTATCTCCGCAGGACATGCAGGTGTTATTGAAAGTGGAGGCCAGCCTGGATTGTAATCAGGTTCTTCTGAGACCAGAGGCAAAGAACTTCACAGAAGTGGCTACACTGGCCTGCACAGgtaaatgttcatttaatttcaaaccAATCCTGCTTATCATTTTTCTTCTCAGGGCAATTGCATTAGCCCCAAATGACCTGTAATAATTTATCAACAGCAAATCTGTTTCATATTTCAGATTCTTTGCCAGGCCACGTGGGGAAATGCATGAATCATATCCGTTTAAAAGTTCTGGGAGACCAGACCACCTACATATTCCCTGGACTACATATCGCACACAGGTAATGTGGAGACATTTTGCCATTTCAAACTCAATTAAAGCACTTCATCATCCCTTTGTTTGAAATCTAAATGAATGTAGCTATACACAAGCAGCTGAAAAGGTCACATCCTTTATTATGAAGCTTAGTCCATTACAGCAGTTGATTAGCATTTGTTCAAATGCTCAGTAAGTTTCATTAATATCTGAGTCTGAATAACTGAGTGTTTATGGTGATTTATGTTTCTTTCTGCAGAAGGACCATGGGGGATCTGTTCAGCCTGGTCCAGGTGAAACAAAGTCACGCAGACCAGGTGGATCTGTGGCTGACTAACTCCCTCCTCCTGCCCCTCACTGTGACGAGCGCCAGCCTCTCACAGAAGCTGCAGGGAGTAATGAAGGTACGCATCACTGCCTCGAGTAATGGCAGGAAGCACACCTGAATACTTGAGGGAAAAAATTATGATCATTTAACAACATCTTAGTTAAAGCTGAGAGGGGGCAAAGTATTCTACACCTCACCCTGTTATCACTTGGACCCCCAGTTCAGGACACTTTTTGATACCAATGTCTCTGCTGCCCTCTGTCTGTCAGGTGATGAACTTCAGCGCTCCGCTGACGGTTCCCCAGGGCTCCTGGCATGTCCTGTCCCTCCAGCTCAGCAAGACCCTTCTTCTCAACCAGGTGTTCACCCTGAGACTGTACACCAGCCTGGGAACAGTCCTGCACATTCCCGTCTACTTCCACTCGTCTCCTTCCGAGGTAAAGAAACTGCTGTGGTGTCTACAATAGTAAGTCAGTAGTGTGTTCGTTGGTGTACACGAGCAGATGTGGTAATTGCTGATGTTTTTGTCAGCAGGGGGATGTGTCGTTTGAGGCCGAACAAGAGTGTGGACGGCCTTGCCCTCTCAGATTGTCAGACTCAGGTGAGACATGACACCTCGTAACATTTTgtgtgattaaaataaaatctatttcGCTGTTaatttatgatttttttatttcccatcaGGCCGTTCAGAGTGGCAGCGTTCACTCCTCCCCgactttttctcctcctcttggGCTGTTGACGGCAAACTGGCTGCTGAGCTCTGCTCTCGCTGGCAGAGCCACAAGGACAAACTGTCTTGCAGGTCGGTCCTAAATGCAACACACAACTTTCTTTTTCATGCTATTGCATGTGTTGTAGTCCACCATGAACGTCATTTGTCATGTGAATCCTTCTGTGCTCTCAGGTGGCCCAGACTCCCTGTAGAGACGTCTCTTCCTCTGGACTTTGGTGCTACACCTGTCAATGAGAGCAAGGTGGGTGGgacaaaaatgttgttataatgttaaatgttacaATTAGTGGCTTTTGTCTGCAGCTTaatgaaaacatgtgtttgtatttgtttcaggTGAAGACGTTCATGCTGAAGAATCCGTCCTCTTCGGTGGTTTCTGTAGAAATTCGGATCCTCTCCCTGTACCCGGCCCCACTGGAGGCTCTGGACTTCCTTACCAGATGGTAGGCTGTCCCAAATATATGGTTGACATATGTGtagattatttttcatttacagttttGTGACTTGGCTGTTTGGATATTGTATCTCCTGCACGAAAACCTCCCTCAGTTTGATTtttcttaattgtttttctctgtcttgATTGGCAGGTTTAATATCAGCCCTCTTTCTGTCAACATCAGCTCCACAGAGTTTTCTCTCTTGGCTTCTCCCCCCAAGGTAAATCCAGAGAAACTCTTAGGAAATCAAGTTTTGCCACTAATCCTTTCGTATTTACTAATCTTGAGCTATATACTCTCCTAACtattgttgtatttaaaacatgGACTTAATGTCACACCGTTTGTTTTTCAATCTTGCCTGTATTGCTTTCCCTCCAAAAcgtttccctctctttctgtctgtttacgTGCAGGCGGGTGAGCATGTGGGAGACATATCGGGGGAGGGTGTCctgcatctgctgctgcagccctGGGAGGCCAGAGAAGTTGCCGTGCTCTTTACTCCCTCTGAACACAAACCCACCACCACTATTCTCATCATCAGGTACTGATTCATATGATTAGGATGATTTTGTCGATTCAGGTTATATAAAGTCGGAGGATATTTTACAAAAGTGGAGAGATACTTAGAGAGACATTTATATGGTTGGTGTTAAAGCAGGAAAAGAACGCGTGTTGCTAATAACAGTAAATGTCTCAGTAAAGGATTTATTGCTTTAACGCTTACATGCATTGCAGTTTGTATTAGTGATTGATACATGATTTGAATATAAGTTGGACTCAGTTGGCCCTTAATGGTGAATGTTTAGTCAAGCATGTCGAGTAAAACATCCTGTGAGACATTGTTTGTCGTTTGACTGTGTTTCAGGAACAACCTGACGGTGTTTGACATGGTGATGGTGCAGGGCCACGGGGCCAAAGAGCTGCTTAGAGTCGGAGGCAAACTGCCTGGCCCTGGAGCCTCTCTGCGCTTCAATGTCCCTCAATCAACTCTAATGGAGTGTCGTGATGGTGAGATCAATGTTTAAACCTAGCATCACCACATGATTACCAAGCAATAAATCTGTTATCGTAAAGGGATAAATAAAACGTTACTGCTTATCCCCATAGTCCTGCGCGCCAACAAGCCGCTGTTCGCCATCAGAAAGAGTTTCAAAGTGGAGAATGCTGGAGAGCTTCCTCTGACAGTCATGTCAATGAATATTAACGGCTATAAGTGTCAGGGATTTGGCTTTGAGGTCTTGCAGTGTCGCCCCTTTAGCCTGGACCACAACACTTCCTCTGAGATCACCATTGCGTAAGTCAATCTTTGCTTGATTTTTAATTTACAGTGGATTTCTTTTTGAGATTTACTCTATTTGAATGTTGTGTAACTTCTTCATTAATGATTCGATAAGGCTTTTTATTGGCTGTTTGTTTTAGAAACCATATGCAGTTTTCTGATTAATCTCTTCCTCCTTTACATCGCTTCCCTTTCATCAAGTCCATTTCTTTgactgtctcttcctgtctgtgtcttcaGCTTCACGCCAGACTTCACTTCATCCTGGGTGATCAGGGACCTCACCCTGATGACATCACGCGGCACTTCTTTCCCTTTCACCTTGAACGTGACGCTGCCCCACCACATGTTGCCTCTCTGCGCCCAGGTGGTTCCTGGCCCCAGCTGGGAGGAAACTTTCTGGATGGTTACCCTCATCTTCACGTGGTAAGTATCTAAATGAAGTTAAAGTAGTTTTCTTATTTTGCCCAATGAACAAGTTAATTTCGAGAAGCATTGTATTCTTTTGCATCTGTTTTATACATGAATGCTAGCTCAAATGATAAAAGCAAACCACAAAGATTTCTTTtaagaaaagtattttattcatgtttaatgatAGGCCAGTCATGGTCATATACTTTATAGATATGGACATTTATATTAgtgaaatattattcaaataataataataatagttcaACTGTAAAACATCGCCTGTTACTTctttttcagcttctctctgtTTGGTGTGTGCTTGATGGCCTTGCATCAGGCCCAGTATATCCTCAATGAGTTCTCCTCACCCAGCATCAGAAGCAACCACAACTCTGTCCTGTCCCGCGACAACGAATCCGTCAATAACATCACACCCAATGGCCTAAAGTATGTCCcatgtttttaatagtttgtaTGTCAACTTTTGTATATAAAAACAGATTCTGCAACTgcattaaaatacttaaatgtgtccttttttgttgtttgcgCAGCAAAACAAAGGGCAGTTGTAAGAGTTATGTGGACACCTGTCACACCTCTGACAAAGGAAAGGGGCGTGGTTCTCCAGCCCTGGCAAACAGCCCTGCACAGCGACCTCAACCATCCTCAAAGAGAGGCTCCTTAACCACCCCAGCCCAAGCACCGAAGAAACACAAGGTTTCACTCTATTACACCAAATACAAGTCCAGCTTGTCCACAGCAGCACCTGATGCTGTTATGATGGATGAAGAGAATGAAGACCTGACACCGGACCCTCCTCTGACCCCAGACTCCGACGTCTGCAACAACAACGAACCGGCTTTCATCAGTGAGCTCGATAAAAAGATTTCTGCAGACTTTAAAGAAGACTCCAACAGCAACGTAGAAGCTAGAGTGCCAGCAGCGGTTATGTTTCCCATGGAAACGCCTGCTAGTTTCCCAGATAACGTGACAGTAGGTCCAGGACCTAGACCCGGCCTATTGGTGTGCAGACCAGTAGAAAAGAAGTGCACTGAGCAATACGCAGAGAAGATCAACTCTGAGAAAAGGGACGGCTCTGAAATAGAGGTAGGAGAgattctgacatttaaaataccTGTGTTCAATTACCTTTTATTTTCATGAATGGaaaaaacatcactttattttcttctgtctcCAGCTAAGAGAAGAAAGCAAGGGCCAGAAAAAGAAAGCACAGAGTGCAGAGACTGGCACTGCATCAGGAAATAATAAGGGAAAGAGGAGTCGCAGGAAGACAGAAAACGTCTCCAGGTAGACCTcacttttactttcattttcatCCTTGAATCAATTTACCTTTTATTCAGATATTTCAGTGTAAAATACCGtacttaatttttttaaatgaaggtcaGCATCAAATGGCATTGAAACACACTACAACAAACAGTCTTATAAACAAAGTAAGATGAGGACTCATTATTGTTTCTGTGTGGCCCCAGCGCACCTGAGCACAATGTGATCGTGATaccagagagggagaaggaacCTGATTGGAAAGAAGGCGAGCGTAACATCAGCATACCTCGCAACAGGAACCGCTGCTGCAACATCTCCAAGTCAGAAGCACCA harbors:
- the tmem131l gene encoding transmembrane protein 131-like isoform X3, which produces MAGLQDFQQRSHCHRKTWINILLGILQLLLPCVQHGGAQLQALSTSVVEVWQPEEADPFVQLQVENERRKDGLPLEDSSSLYSQENGRPLLFQPPVLEFGTQPLGLPRAETIYIHNPSQEVPVTLLSMFTSSRHFYIPFFHRRVIPPRGKASFKLIFLPSEEGNVENTLFINTSAHGLLSYQVFGVGDHWGSLKSVQRKDSLLVFPHIQSIKLTQTQEDASNITILGLLLECSLPNSWFNNPQGSCLQSEERLSLQINLSARGDRPTDLDKLKPYVIEHILVLLMAPTDGQAAVGEPNIGVYMLNSGSKKLYVKDMQVLLKVEASLDCNQVLLRPEAKNFTEVATLACTDSLPGHVGKCMNHIRLKVLGDQTTYIFPGLHIAHRRTMGDLFSLVQVKQSHADQVDLWLTNSLLLPLTVTSASLSQKLQGVMKVMNFSAPLTVPQGSWHVLSLQLSKTLLLNQVFTLRLYTSLGTVLHIPVYFHSSPSEGDVSFEAEQECGRPCPLRLSDSGRSEWQRSLLPDFFSSSWAVDGKLAAELCSRWQSHKDKLSCRWPRLPVETSLPLDFGATPVNESKVKTFMLKNPSSSVVSVEIRILSLYPAPLEALDFLTRWFNISPLSVNISSTEFSLLASPPKAGEHVGDISGEGVLHLLLQPWEAREVAVLFTPSEHKPTTTILIIRNNLTVFDMVMVQGHGAKELLRVGGKLPGPGASLRFNVPQSTLMECRDVLRANKPLFAIRKSFKVENAGELPLTVMSMNINGYKCQGFGFEVLQCRPFSLDHNTSSEITIAFTPDFTSSWVIRDLTLMTSRGTSFPFTLNVTLPHHMLPLCAQVVPGPSWEETFWMVTLIFTCFSLFGVCLMALHQAQYILNEFSSPSIRSNHNSVLSRDNESVNNITPNGLNKTKGSCKSYVDTCHTSDKGKGRGSPALANSPAQRPQPSSKRGSLTTPAQAPKKHKVSLYYTKYKSSLSTAAPDAVMMDEENEDLTPDPPLTPDSDVCNNNEPAFISELDKKISADFKEDSNSNVEARVPAAVMFPMETPASFPDNVTVGPGPRPGLLVCRPVEKKCTEQYAEKINSEKRDGSEIELREESKGQKKKAQSAETGTASGNNKGKRSRRKTENVSSAPEHNVIVIPEREKEPDWKEGERNISIPRNRNRCCNISKSEAPKPELSVESPLKQNAGVCPARTRRKCATERRGGGVCESGSDSGSSSGSVRASRGSWGSWSSASSMEGEKDPNARTHAYTTSSRKREPMQYGNYPVERDCYQNMNKNYKALSMNSLYRKDVCQSPDPPAHSFAPSFAAVAAGVERNMDLTGQYQPEKTWSAPSIPLTNEFRYNTTEALPYIPQPPTTASYNGFTWSSANSHCNSPYTYSEERKYIGNGTFPSGYPGQEVQHAHSNQTSWSEEQPQESPSTWDTAACVGSKPYFSGTRSLSPMSSLFGSIWTPQSEPYHSHFHPERSAPMSPVSPVSPITPPHSPFTREPEVPCAPMLYSSFNPFGPHMNLDIWNSSSNRSSNSQLSNDSGYCGDV
- the tmem131l gene encoding transmembrane protein 131-like isoform X4, with the protein product MAGLQDFQQRSHCHRKTWINILLGILQLLLPCVQHGGAQLQALSTSVVEVWQPEEADPFVQLQVENERRKDGLPLEDSSSLYSQENGRPLLFQPPVLEFGTQPLGLPRAETIYIHNPSQEVPVTLLSMFTSSRHFYIPFFHRRVIPPRGKASFKLIFLPSEEGNVENTLFINTSAHGLLSYQVFGVGDHWGSLKSVQRKDSLLVFPHIQSIKLTQTQEDASNITILGLLLECSLPNSWFNNPQGSCLQSEERLSLQINLSARGDRPTDLDKLKPYVIEHILVLLMAPTDGQAAVGEPNIGVYMLNSGSKKLYVKDMQVLLKVEASLDCNQVLLRPEAKNFTEVATLACTDSLPGHVGKCMNHIRLKVLGDQTTYIFPGLHIAHRRTMGDLFSLVQVKQSHADQVDLWLTNSLLLPLTVTSASLSQKLQGVMKVMNFSAPLTVPQGSWHVLSLQLSKTLLLNQVFTLRLYTSLGTVLHIPVYFHSSPSEGDVSFEAEQECGRPCPLRLSDSGRSEWQRSLLPDFFSSSWAVDGKLAAELCSRWQSHKDKLSCRWPRLPVETSLPLDFGATPVNESKVKTFMLKNPSSSVVSVEIRILSLYPAPLEALDFLTRWFNISPLSVNISSTEFSLLASPPKAGEHVGDISGEGVLHLLLQPWEAREVAVLFTPSEHKPTTTILIIRNNLTVFDMVMVQGHGAKELLRVGGKLPGPGASLRFNVPQSTLMECRDVLRANKPLFAIRKSFKVENAGELPLTVMSMNINGYKCQGFGFEVLQCRPFSLDHNTSSEITIAFTPDFTSSWVIRDLTLMTSRGTSFPFTLNVTLPHHMLPLCAQVVPGPSWEETFWMVTLIFTCFSLFGVCLMALHQAQYILNEFSSPSIRSNHNSVLSRDNESVNNITPNGLNKTKGSCKSYVDTCHTSDKGKGRGSPALANSPAQRPQPSSKRGSLTTPAQAPKKHKVSLYYTKYKSSLSTAAPDAVMMDEENEDLTPDPPLTPDSDVCNNNEPAFISELDKKISADFKEDSNSNVEARVPAAVMFPMETPASFPDNVTVGPGPRPGLLVCRPVEKKCTEQYAEKINSEKRDGSEIELREESKGQKKKAQSAETGTASGNNKGKRSRRKTENVSSAPEHNVIVIPEREKEPDWKEGERNISIPRNRNRCCNISKSEAPKPELSVESPLKQNGVCPARTRRKCATERRGGGVCESGSDSGSSSGSVRASRGSWGSWSSASSMEGEKDPNARTHAYTTSSRKREPMQYGNYPVERDCYQNMNKNYKALSMNSLYRKDVCQSPDPPAHSFAPSFAAVAAGVERNMDLTGQYQPEKTWSAPSIPLTNEFRYNTTEALPYIPQPPTTASYNGFTWSSANSHCNSPYTYSEERKYIGNGTFPSGYPGQEVQHAHSNQTSWSEEQPQESPSTWDTAACVGSKPYFSGTRSLSPMSSLFGSIWTPQSEPYHSHFHPERSAPMSPVSPVSPITPPHSPFTREPEVPCAPMLYSSFNPFGPHMNLDIWNSSSNRSSNSQLSNDSGYCGDV
- the tmem131l gene encoding transmembrane protein 131-like isoform X1, translated to MAGLQDFQQRSHCHRKTWINILLGILQLLLPCVQHGGAQLQALSTSVVEVWQPEEADPFVQLQVENERRKDGLPLEDSSSLYSQENGRPLLFQPPVLEFGTQPLGLPRAETIYIHNPSQEVPVTLLSMFTSSRHFYIPFFHRRVIPPRGKASFKLIFLPSEEGNVENTLFINTSAHGLLSYQVFGVGDHWGSLKSVQRKDSLLVFPHIQSIKLTQTQEDASNITILGLLLECSLPNSWFNNPQGSCLQSEERLSLQINLSARGDRPTDLDKLKPYVIEHILVLLMAPTDGQAAVGEPNIGVYMLNSGSKKLYVKDMQVLLKVEASLDCNQVLLRPEAKNFTEVATLACTDSLPGHVGKCMNHIRLKVLGDQTTYIFPGLHIAHRRTMGDLFSLVQVKQSHADQVDLWLTNSLLLPLTVTSASLSQKLQGVMKVMNFSAPLTVPQGSWHVLSLQLSKTLLLNQVFTLRLYTSLGTVLHIPVYFHSSPSEQGDVSFEAEQECGRPCPLRLSDSGRSEWQRSLLPDFFSSSWAVDGKLAAELCSRWQSHKDKLSCRWPRLPVETSLPLDFGATPVNESKVKTFMLKNPSSSVVSVEIRILSLYPAPLEALDFLTRWFNISPLSVNISSTEFSLLASPPKAGEHVGDISGEGVLHLLLQPWEAREVAVLFTPSEHKPTTTILIIRNNLTVFDMVMVQGHGAKELLRVGGKLPGPGASLRFNVPQSTLMECRDVLRANKPLFAIRKSFKVENAGELPLTVMSMNINGYKCQGFGFEVLQCRPFSLDHNTSSEITIAFTPDFTSSWVIRDLTLMTSRGTSFPFTLNVTLPHHMLPLCAQVVPGPSWEETFWMVTLIFTCFSLFGVCLMALHQAQYILNEFSSPSIRSNHNSVLSRDNESVNNITPNGLNKTKGSCKSYVDTCHTSDKGKGRGSPALANSPAQRPQPSSKRGSLTTPAQAPKKHKVSLYYTKYKSSLSTAAPDAVMMDEENEDLTPDPPLTPDSDVCNNNEPAFISELDKKISADFKEDSNSNVEARVPAAVMFPMETPASFPDNVTVGPGPRPGLLVCRPVEKKCTEQYAEKINSEKRDGSEIELREESKGQKKKAQSAETGTASGNNKGKRSRRKTENVSSAPEHNVIVIPEREKEPDWKEGERNISIPRNRNRCCNISKSEAPKPELSVESPLKQNAGVCPARTRRKCATERRGGGVCESGSDSGSSSGSVRASRGSWGSWSSASSMEGEKDPNARTHAYTTSSRKREPMQYGNYPVERDCYQNMNKNYKALSMNSLYRKDVCQSPDPPAHSFAPSFAAVAAGVERNMDLTGQYQPEKTWSAPSIPLTNEFRYNTTEALPYIPQPPTTASYNGFTWSSANSHCNSPYTYSEERKYIGNGTFPSGYPGQEVQHAHSNQTSWSEEQPQESPSTWDTAACVGSKPYFSGTRSLSPMSSLFGSIWTPQSEPYHSHFHPERSAPMSPVSPVSPITPPHSPFTREPEVPCAPMLYSSFNPFGPHMNLDIWNSSSNRSSNSQLSNDSGYCGDV
- the tmem131l gene encoding transmembrane protein 131-like isoform X2; this translates as MAGLQDFQQRSHCHRKTWINILLGILQLLLPCVQHGGAQLQALSTSVVEVWQPEEADPFVQLQVENERRKDGLPLEDSSSLYSQENGRPLLFQPPVLEFGTQPLGLPRAETIYIHNPSQEVPVTLLSMFTSSRHFYIPFFHRRVIPPRGKASFKLIFLPSEEGNVENTLFINTSAHGLLSYQVFGVGDHWGSLKSVQRKDSLLVFPHIQSIKLTQTQEDASNITILGLLLECSLPNSWFNNPQGSCLQSEERLSLQINLSARGDRPTDLDKLKPYVIEHILVLLMAPTDGQAAVGEPNIGVYMLNSGSKKLYVKDMQVLLKVEASLDCNQVLLRPEAKNFTEVATLACTDSLPGHVGKCMNHIRLKVLGDQTTYIFPGLHIAHRRTMGDLFSLVQVKQSHADQVDLWLTNSLLLPLTVTSASLSQKLQGVMKVMNFSAPLTVPQGSWHVLSLQLSKTLLLNQVFTLRLYTSLGTVLHIPVYFHSSPSEQGDVSFEAEQECGRPCPLRLSDSGRSEWQRSLLPDFFSSSWAVDGKLAAELCSRWQSHKDKLSCRWPRLPVETSLPLDFGATPVNESKVKTFMLKNPSSSVVSVEIRILSLYPAPLEALDFLTRWFNISPLSVNISSTEFSLLASPPKAGEHVGDISGEGVLHLLLQPWEAREVAVLFTPSEHKPTTTILIIRNNLTVFDMVMVQGHGAKELLRVGGKLPGPGASLRFNVPQSTLMECRDVLRANKPLFAIRKSFKVENAGELPLTVMSMNINGYKCQGFGFEVLQCRPFSLDHNTSSEITIAFTPDFTSSWVIRDLTLMTSRGTSFPFTLNVTLPHHMLPLCAQVVPGPSWEETFWMVTLIFTCFSLFGVCLMALHQAQYILNEFSSPSIRSNHNSVLSRDNESVNNITPNGLNKTKGSCKSYVDTCHTSDKGKGRGSPALANSPAQRPQPSSKRGSLTTPAQAPKKHKVSLYYTKYKSSLSTAAPDAVMMDEENEDLTPDPPLTPDSDVCNNNEPAFISELDKKISADFKEDSNSNVEARVPAAVMFPMETPASFPDNVTVGPGPRPGLLVCRPVEKKCTEQYAEKINSEKRDGSEIELREESKGQKKKAQSAETGTASGNNKGKRSRRKTENVSSAPEHNVIVIPEREKEPDWKEGERNISIPRNRNRCCNISKSEAPKPELSVESPLKQNGVCPARTRRKCATERRGGGVCESGSDSGSSSGSVRASRGSWGSWSSASSMEGEKDPNARTHAYTTSSRKREPMQYGNYPVERDCYQNMNKNYKALSMNSLYRKDVCQSPDPPAHSFAPSFAAVAAGVERNMDLTGQYQPEKTWSAPSIPLTNEFRYNTTEALPYIPQPPTTASYNGFTWSSANSHCNSPYTYSEERKYIGNGTFPSGYPGQEVQHAHSNQTSWSEEQPQESPSTWDTAACVGSKPYFSGTRSLSPMSSLFGSIWTPQSEPYHSHFHPERSAPMSPVSPVSPITPPHSPFTREPEVPCAPMLYSSFNPFGPHMNLDIWNSSSNRSSNSQLSNDSGYCGDV